The Populus trichocarpa isolate Nisqually-1 chromosome 2, P.trichocarpa_v4.1, whole genome shotgun sequence genome has a window encoding:
- the LOC7472663 gene encoding zinc finger protein ZAT10 has protein sequence MALEALNSPTTATPSFQFEESSTHCVVEPWAKRKRSKRPRLDHQPTEEEYLALCLVMLARGSTNLPIPALDGHHKKSLAPPTASTSSEQKISYKCSVCNKEFPSYQALGGHKASHRKLAGGGEDQTTSCTTTSATTTPVSNGSGRVHECSICHRTFPTGQALGGHKRCHYEGIIGGAEKSGVTSTSEGAGSTNTRTHSHNHSHHDFDLNVPALPEFSSDFFVSGDDEVMSPLPAAKRIRILMAPRIEVSQAQ, from the coding sequence ATGGCACTAGAAGCCTTAAACTCTCCAACTACTGCAACCCCATCGTTTCAGTTTGAGGAGTCAAGCACCCACTGCGTGGTTGAGCCATGGGCAAAGCGCAAGCGCTCTAAGCGTCCACGTCTTGACCACCAACCAACCGAAGAAGAGTATCTCGCTCTCTGTCTTGTCATGCTAGCTCGCGGTTCTACAAATCTCCCAATCCCCGCCTTAGACGGCCACCACAAAAAATCCCTCGCCCCGCCAACTGCATCCACGTCATCGGAGCAAAAAATAAGTTACAAGTGTTCCGTATGCAACAAGGAGTTTCCTTCATACCAAGCCCTAGGCGGGCACAAGGCAAGTCACAGAAAACTCGCTGGGGGCGGCGAAGACCAAACTACTTCCTGTACAACTACTTCTGCCACGACAACACCCGTGTCTAACGGAAGTGGCAGGGTTCATGAGTGCTCAATCTGCCACAGAACTTTTCCCACCGGACAAGCCCTGGGTGGTCACAAGAGGTGTCACTACGAAGGCATCATAGGAGGCGCCGAAAAGAGTGGTGTGACTTCAACTTCTGAAGGAGCTGGATCTACAAACACTCGCACTCATAGCCACAATCACAGTCACCATGACTTTGACCTTAATGTTCCAGCCTTGCCAGAGTTCTCTTCAGATTTCTTTGTATCCGGTGATGATGAAGTTATGAGCCCTCTACCGGCAGCAAAAAGGATTCGTATTTTGATGGCACCCAGAATTGAAGTTTCTCAAGCTCAGTAG
- the LOC7462849 gene encoding LOB domain-containing protein 39, whose amino-acid sequence MSCNGCRVLRKGCSETCVLRSCLHWITNPEAQGNATLFLAKFFGRSDLMSLISAVPEAQRPALFQSLLFEACGRTVNPVNGVVGLLWSGNWHMCQEAVETVLSGGALQPLPGILTGVLAPNCDESSDRFSAAAYAVHNMARNQSRSFAKENNKEVVSDHRINLCLARGKGGRDKRGRDAVSFYTGGESETISFESSGGDKKRLLNLFV is encoded by the exons ATGAGCTGCAACGGTTGCCGAGTGCTGCGAAAGGGGTGCAGCGAGACATGCGTATTGAGATCGTGTCTGCATTGGATCACCAACCCTGAAGCCCAAGGTAACGCTACTTTGTTTCTCGCCAAATTTTTTGGCCGTAGTGATCTCATGTCTCTCATCTCCGCCGTACCCGAAGCCCAACGCCCTG CTTTGTTTCAGTCGCTGTTATTTGAGGCGTGCGGGAGAACGGTGAATCCGGTTAACGGAGTGGTGGGGCTATTGTGGAGCGGTAACTGGCATATGTGTCAGGAGGCTGTGGAGACTGTGCTTTCCGGTGGAGCCTTACAGCCGTTACCTGGGATTCTCACCGGAGTCTTAGCGCCGAATTGCGATGAATCATCTGACAGATTCTCTGCGGCTGCGTACGCAGTACATAACATGGCGCGGAATCAATCAAGATCGTTTGCTAAAGAGAATAATAAAGAAGTGGTGTCTGATCATCGTATCAACCTGTGTCTCGCTAGAGGAAAAGGTGGAAGAGATAAAAGAGGAAGAGACGCGGTGTCGTTTTATACAGGAGGGGAATCGGAGACAATAAGCTTTGAAAGCAGCGGTGGTGATAAGAAAAGGCTTTTGAATCtgtttgtttga